One segment of Acropora muricata isolate sample 2 chromosome 8, ASM3666990v1, whole genome shotgun sequence DNA contains the following:
- the LOC136925923 gene encoding phosphatidylinositol N-acetylglucosaminyltransferase subunit P-like — MVENSPSPSPERAIYGFVLYLGTYFGVGIYFIWACVPEEWLNSIGITYLPQRYWVLAGPIYLCVAFLFVVIFYVAYNFTITLPVDSVNTITDNHARYVDEDTYSVPGSVPPLYDIPLSQVNRALYRD, encoded by the exons ATGGTTGAAAATTCTCCATCGCCATCTCCAGAACGAGCAATTTATGGATTTGTACTTTATTTAGGAACCTATTTTGGAGTTG GCATATATTTTATCTGGGCTTGTGTCCCAGAAGAGTGGCTTAATAGTATTGGAATAACCTACCTTCCACAGAG GTACTGGGTCTTGGCTGGGCCAATCTACCTCTGCGTGGCCTTCTTATTTGTAGTTATATTTTATGTAGCATACAATTTTACCATCACTCTTCCAGTGGATTCAGTCAATACAATAACAG ATAACCATGCTCGGTATGTGGATGAAGACACCTACTCAGTGCCTGGTTCAGTCCCTCCTTTGTATGACATTCCTCTGAGCCAAGTCAACAGAGCACTTTATAGAGACTAA